The Triticum aestivum cultivar Chinese Spring chromosome 3A, IWGSC CS RefSeq v2.1, whole genome shotgun sequence genome includes a region encoding these proteins:
- the LOC123062386 gene encoding ADP-ribosylation factor 2 isoform X1 codes for MGLTFTKLFSRLFAKKEMRILMVGLDAAGKTTILYKLKLGEIVTTIPTIGFNVETVEYKNISFTVWDVGGQDKIRPLWRHYFQNTQGLIFVVDSNDRERVVEARDELHRMLNEDELRDAVLLVFANKQDLPNAMNAAEITDKLGLHSLRQRHWYIQSTCATSGEGLYEGLDWLSNNIANKVY; via the exons ATGGGGCTCACGTTCACCAAGCTGTTCAGCCGCCTCTTCGCCAAGAAGGAGATGAGGATTCTCATGGTTGGTCTCGATGCCGCTGGTAAGACCACCATCCTCTACAAGCTCAAGCTCGGCGAGATCGTCACCACCATCCCAACCATCG GATTTAACGTCGAAACTGTTGAGTACAAGAACATCAGCTTCACTGTTTGGGATGTGGGGGGCCAAGACAAG ATCAGGCCCCTGTGGAGGCACTACTTCCAGAACACGCAAGGGCTCATTTTTGTTGTTGACAGCAATGATAGGGAGCGTGTTGTTGAGGCTAGAGACGAGCTCCACAGGATGCTGAATGAG GATGAGCTGCGTGATGCTGTGTTGCTTGTATTTGCAAACAAACAAGATCTTCCTAATGCCATGAATGCTGCTGAAATCACCGACAAGCTTGGTCTGCACTCCCTGCGCCAGCGGCACTG GTACATTCAGAGCACTTGTGCGACGTCTGGCGAAGGGTTGTACGAGGGACTTGACTGGCTCTCCAACAACATTGCCAACAAGGTATATTAG
- the LOC123062386 gene encoding ADP-ribosylation factor 2 isoform X2: MGLTFTKLFSRLFAKKEMRILMVGLDAAGKTTILYKLKLGEIVTTIPTIGFNVETVEYKNISFTVWDVGGQDKIRPLWRHYFQNTQGLIFVVDSNDRERVVEARDELHRMLNEDELRDAVLLVFANKQDLPNAMNAAEITDKLGLHSLRQRHWYIQSTCATSGEGLYEGLDWLSNNIANKA; the protein is encoded by the exons ATGGGGCTCACGTTCACCAAGCTGTTCAGCCGCCTCTTCGCCAAGAAGGAGATGAGGATTCTCATGGTTGGTCTCGATGCCGCTGGTAAGACCACCATCCTCTACAAGCTCAAGCTCGGCGAGATCGTCACCACCATCCCAACCATCG GATTTAACGTCGAAACTGTTGAGTACAAGAACATCAGCTTCACTGTTTGGGATGTGGGGGGCCAAGACAAG ATCAGGCCCCTGTGGAGGCACTACTTCCAGAACACGCAAGGGCTCATTTTTGTTGTTGACAGCAATGATAGGGAGCGTGTTGTTGAGGCTAGAGACGAGCTCCACAGGATGCTGAATGAG GATGAGCTGCGTGATGCTGTGTTGCTTGTATTTGCAAACAAACAAGATCTTCCTAATGCCATGAATGCTGCTGAAATCACCGACAAGCTTGGTCTGCACTCCCTGCGCCAGCGGCACTG GTACATTCAGAGCACTTGTGCGACGTCTGGCGAAGGGTTGTACGAGGGACTTGACTGGCTCTCCAACAACATTGCCAACAAG GCTTGA